In the genome of Verrucomicrobiota bacterium, one region contains:
- a CDS encoding prepilin-type N-terminal cleavage/methylation domain-containing protein, whose translation MRQRADTGTNPAARRRERVLRGARRGAGFTLLEVLVAMTILTIMGAAIFTMFRQSSDMYSKTIAHTRQYIAAREALGLMANELRQARLVPLSIAGVPGLAGFWGDDPDKVFFVAPTGMRDALASKQDLAVIGYWLDDVDGDDETPDLLMRYCLTDAHPDWAALYPTDINDANNSKQLGVLVRSLTFEYWDGDKKEWSTTTWTPTNVLPQAVRITLVVADPTDPKLDPVTKKNNKDKAFTTVVRLNNAN comes from the coding sequence ATGCGACAGAGAGCAGACACAGGAACGAACCCAGCGGCCCGGCGCCGCGAACGCGTCCTGCGTGGCGCGAGGCGCGGAGCAGGATTCACGCTGCTCGAGGTGCTCGTGGCGATGACGATCCTGACCATCATGGGCGCGGCGATCTTCACCATGTTCCGCCAGTCGAGCGACATGTACTCGAAGACCATCGCCCACACGCGCCAGTACATCGCCGCCCGCGAGGCCCTCGGCCTGATGGCCAACGAACTGCGCCAGGCGCGCCTGGTGCCCCTGTCGATCGCGGGCGTCCCTGGGCTCGCTGGATTCTGGGGCGATGACCCGGACAAGGTATTCTTCGTCGCGCCCACCGGTATGCGCGATGCCTTGGCCTCCAAGCAGGATCTGGCCGTTATCGGCTACTGGCTCGACGATGTAGACGGCGATGATGAGACACCCGATCTCCTGATGCGCTACTGCCTGACCGATGCGCACCCCGACTGGGCAGCCCTCTACCCCACCGACATCAACGACGCCAACAACAGCAAGCAACTCGGCGTCCTGGTACGCTCGCTCACGTTCGAGTATTGGGACGGCGACAAGAAGGAGTGGAGCACTACTACGTGGACACCCACGAATGTACTGCCGCAGGCCGTGCGCATCACACTCGTCGTGGCCGATCCGACCGACCCCAAGCTCGACCCGGTCACCAAGAAGAACAACAAGGACAAGGCGTTCACAACCGTCGTGCGCCTGAACAACGCGAACTGA
- a CDS encoding prepilin-type N-terminal cleavage/methylation domain-containing protein encodes MNTRTQTTRPRAPGIVPSRRRPLFLGSSSRRAFTLVEMLAVIAVVGILLTVAILGFNAFGRSVRLRTAARVIQQHLAGARELAMTRQGVYGVWFLPNVGTPDQIYIYYRPSTGPVEKVRQPVDLPQGIEFGNSETIPGDLPPSNGLDFKPTGRAEAFGGGLLTFKIHDTDSGKEQEISVVPLTGHSQVKDN; translated from the coding sequence ATGAACACACGCACACAGACAACGCGCCCGCGAGCCCCGGGCATCGTGCCGTCTCGACGCCGCCCGCTGTTTCTCGGCTCGAGCAGCCGGAGGGCGTTTACGCTTGTCGAGATGCTCGCCGTCATCGCCGTGGTCGGCATCCTGTTGACCGTCGCCATCCTCGGCTTCAACGCCTTCGGCCGCAGCGTGCGCCTCAGGACCGCCGCCCGCGTCATCCAGCAGCACCTCGCCGGCGCCCGCGAACTCGCCATGACGCGACAAGGCGTCTATGGCGTCTGGTTCCTCCCCAATGTCGGCACGCCGGACCAGATCTACATCTACTACAGGCCCTCAACAGGCCCGGTGGAGAAGGTGCGCCAGCCCGTTGACCTTCCGCAAGGCATCGAGTTCGGCAACAGCGAGACCATTCCGGGCGACCTGCCGCCCAGCAACGGACTCGACTTCAAGCCGACGGGCCGGGCCGAGGCGTTCGGCGGAGGCCTGCTGACTTTCAAGATCCACGATACCGACAGCGGCAAGGAACAAGAGATCTCCGTCGTGCCGCTCACAGGCCACTCGCAGGTCAAGGACAACTAG
- a CDS encoding prepilin-type N-terminal cleavage/methylation domain-containing protein has translation MKHNTRHRTAPAGFTLVELLVVIAVIGILAGLIFGAVTSSQQRAKIVNTRSFVGQIDAALTMFKSDFGHPPYDSLTAGETTNDKEWIRLWLTGLKDNGDPDDTGANAVRSNPLWGGGPYIEPDPKMLGDCKNTDETESYKNAMLDMWGNPIYFQFKDADGGTDKPIFNIDRWDIWSLGPDEDGSEDMRAFQSQSTYELKRTAYKNAANNRDNIGNW, from the coding sequence ATGAAACACAACACGCGACATCGCACGGCGCCCGCGGGCTTCACGCTCGTCGAGCTCCTCGTCGTCATCGCCGTCATCGGCATCCTGGCCGGCCTCATCTTCGGGGCCGTCACGTCGAGCCAGCAACGCGCCAAGATCGTCAACACCAGGAGCTTCGTCGGCCAGATCGACGCGGCGCTGACCATGTTCAAGAGCGACTTCGGTCATCCGCCGTACGATTCTCTGACCGCCGGCGAAACGACCAATGACAAGGAGTGGATCCGTCTCTGGCTCACGGGCCTCAAGGACAACGGCGACCCGGACGACACGGGAGCCAACGCCGTGCGTAGCAACCCACTTTGGGGAGGCGGTCCCTACATCGAGCCCGACCCCAAGATGCTCGGCGACTGCAAGAACACTGACGAGACCGAGAGCTACAAGAACGCCATGCTGGACATGTGGGGGAACCCGATCTACTTCCAGTTCAAGGACGCGGACGGGGGGACCGACAAGCCGATCTTCAACATTGACCGCTGGGACATCTGGTCCTTGGGGCCAGACGAGGACGGCAGTGAGGATATGAGGGCCTTCCAGTCGCAGAGCACCTACGAACTCAAGCGCACGGCATACAAGAACGCAGCTAATAACCGCGACAACATCGGCAACTGGTAG
- a CDS encoding prepilin-type N-terminal cleavage/methylation domain-containing protein, whose amino-acid sequence MNAAFPDKGYGSAMAPSRPHRHRTTRRRAGFTLVEMIAVMTIIAILAAAVIGGLVYANRKATVTATKALFLKLQTGIDAFHTDYGKYPPHRIPTAGWDSIDSGTGDPPDHWFPMPDSSSYGSFANLNTGAEILWYFLAGVYEDAENTDLADMEQKSAYVNFSQKELRRTGVVFLNTNDLKENNDPATRDDMFPEIVDPWGVPIQYNASGHDGAQPLVNTETYDLISRGPDRFVVNPYNDRDATSSGGKYVNRDNIGNFTIQ is encoded by the coding sequence ATGAACGCAGCCTTCCCAGACAAGGGCTATGGCTCTGCCATGGCCCCAAGCCGCCCACATCGGCACCGCACGACCCGGCGAAGAGCAGGATTCACCCTCGTCGAGATGATCGCCGTCATGACCATCATCGCCATCCTGGCAGCCGCCGTCATCGGCGGCCTCGTCTACGCCAACCGCAAGGCGACGGTCACCGCAACCAAGGCGCTCTTCCTCAAACTCCAGACCGGCATCGACGCCTTCCACACCGACTATGGCAAGTATCCGCCCCACCGCATCCCCACAGCCGGCTGGGACTCCATTGACAGCGGCACTGGGGATCCCCCGGACCACTGGTTCCCCATGCCGGACAGCTCCAGCTACGGTTCCTTCGCCAACCTCAACACGGGCGCCGAGATCCTGTGGTACTTCCTGGCCGGCGTCTACGAGGACGCCGAGAACACGGACCTCGCCGACATGGAGCAGAAGAGCGCCTATGTCAACTTCAGCCAGAAGGAGCTGAGACGCACCGGCGTCGTCTTTCTGAATACGAACGATCTCAAAGAGAACAACGACCCGGCCACTCGCGACGACATGTTCCCCGAGATCGTTGACCCCTGGGGCGTGCCCATCCAGTACAACGCCAGCGGCCACGACGGTGCCCAACCCCTGGTCAACACGGAGACTTACGACCTCATCTCGCGGGGACCGGACCGCTTTGTGGTCAATCCCTATAACGACCGGGACGCAACATCGTCGGGCGGCAAATACGTCAATCGCGACAATATCGGCAACTTCACGATCCAGTGA
- a CDS encoding type II secretion system F family protein codes for MGRFKYNAMTDKGVEVNGVVSADNQVAAIQQIRDLGYFPTHVVQEMERAARGAAAAKGEKKGGLNLELKFLTPQKVNSKVLSIFTRQLAVLIDAGLPLLKSLRVLEQQQKPGPLRDALIGMSVAVESGSTFSEALANYPKIFNKLFVNMVRAGEAGGVLEIVLNRLAEFVEKSQKLKSKVKSAMIYPVVVMTVAVGVLVFLMTFVVPKFSKIFLDFDQKLPALTLMLINVSSAFVNQWYIFIAAIIGIYILFRIIKSTEQGKMALDTAKLNLPVFGILARKGAVARFSRTLGTLITSGVPILQALNIVRETSGNEVISKAVGNVHDSIREGESIAGPLRETKVFLPMVISMIEVGEETGKLPEMLMKIADVYDNDVDNAVAGITSIIEPILIVGLAVIVGTIVIALFLPLITLIQGMSES; via the coding sequence ATGGGCCGCTTCAAGTACAACGCGATGACCGACAAGGGCGTCGAGGTCAACGGCGTGGTCAGTGCGGACAACCAGGTCGCCGCCATTCAGCAGATTCGCGACCTGGGCTACTTCCCTACCCATGTGGTGCAGGAGATGGAGCGTGCGGCCCGCGGCGCGGCGGCCGCCAAGGGCGAGAAGAAGGGCGGCCTCAATCTCGAGCTCAAGTTCCTCACGCCCCAGAAGGTCAACAGCAAGGTGCTGTCGATCTTCACCCGCCAGCTCGCCGTACTCATCGACGCCGGACTGCCGCTGCTCAAGTCGCTGCGCGTGCTCGAACAGCAGCAGAAGCCCGGCCCGCTGCGCGACGCGCTGATCGGCATGTCCGTCGCCGTCGAGAGCGGCAGCACGTTCAGCGAAGCGCTCGCCAACTACCCCAAGATCTTCAACAAGCTCTTCGTCAACATGGTCAGGGCGGGTGAAGCGGGCGGTGTGCTCGAGATCGTGCTCAACCGCCTCGCCGAGTTCGTCGAGAAGAGCCAGAAACTCAAGAGCAAAGTCAAGTCCGCCATGATCTACCCGGTGGTCGTCATGACCGTCGCGGTCGGCGTGCTTGTGTTCCTGATGACATTCGTCGTGCCGAAGTTCTCCAAGATCTTCCTCGATTTTGACCAGAAGCTTCCGGCACTGACGCTCATGCTTATCAATGTCAGCAGTGCCTTCGTGAATCAGTGGTATATCTTCATCGCCGCGATCATCGGCATCTACATTCTCTTCCGTATCATCAAATCCACTGAGCAGGGAAAGATGGCCCTGGACACCGCCAAGCTCAACCTTCCGGTCTTCGGCATCCTGGCCCGAAAAGGCGCCGTCGCGCGCTTCAGCCGGACGCTTGGCACGCTCATCACCTCAGGTGTCCCAATCTTGCAGGCGCTCAACATCGTCCGTGAGACCAGCGGCAACGAGGTGATCAGCAAGGCAGTCGGCAACGTGCACGACTCGATCCGAGAAGGCGAGTCGATCGCGGGGCCGCTGCGCGAAACGAAGGTCTTCCTCCCCATGGTGATCTCCATGATCGAGGTGGGCGAGGAAACCGGCAAACTGCCAGAGATGCTCATGAAGATCGCCGACGTCTACGACAACGACGTAGACAACGCGGTCGCCGGCATCACGTCGATCATCGAGCCGATCCTGATCGTCGGCCTGGCCGTCATCGTCGGGACCATCGTCATCGCGCTGTTCCTGCCGCTGATCACGCTGATCCAGGGCATGAGCGAGAGCTAA
- the gspE gene encoding type II secretion system ATPase GspE encodes MTVYDQEFLGTLLVELGIVTSAQLKEAVEERERTGKMLGHILVDFGFIGERDLLNVIADNLGMEVVDLKGLEIPDDVIKTVEPAIARAYGIIPVAEENGTIIVALSDPLNPTILDDLHFMLDKHVRGAIADKEDIEDAITRHYGDAGGSVEDLLKEIESGIPITEVDEEHVADDVISLRELATEAPVVKLLNLVLIQAIKDRASDIHFEPFENEFKIRYRVDGVLYEMMPPPKHLALALTCRIKVLANLNISERRLPQDGRIQINVLGRQVDLRVSSLPTAFGESVVLRVLDRSNVQLDIEAIGMREDTLETMKELIQKPNGIIIVTGPTGSGKTTSLYSFLRTINRVEDKLITTEDPVEYDLEGVVQVPINARIGLTFARCLRSILRQDPDRIMVGEIRDVETAALAIQASLTGHLVLSTLHTNDAAGTITRLVDIGVEPFLITSTLEAILAQRLIRTVCPRCKTPFKPTEFALNQLGLTLEDTEGKELFYGRGCPDCNDTGYLGRTGIFELLQVTDPIRELIIRNAPTVVIRQKAREQGMRTLREEGILKIYDGETTIEEVSRET; translated from the coding sequence ATGACCGTCTACGACCAGGAGTTCCTCGGCACGCTGCTCGTCGAGCTCGGCATCGTCACCAGCGCCCAGCTCAAGGAGGCCGTCGAAGAACGCGAGCGCACCGGCAAGATGCTCGGCCATATCCTCGTCGATTTCGGCTTCATCGGCGAGCGCGACCTCCTCAATGTCATCGCCGACAACCTCGGCATGGAGGTCGTTGACCTCAAGGGCCTCGAGATCCCCGACGACGTGATCAAGACCGTCGAGCCCGCCATCGCCCGCGCCTACGGCATCATTCCCGTGGCCGAGGAGAACGGCACCATCATCGTGGCGCTGTCGGACCCGCTCAACCCCACCATCCTTGACGACCTCCACTTCATGCTCGACAAGCACGTCCGCGGCGCCATCGCCGATAAGGAGGACATCGAGGACGCCATCACGCGCCACTACGGCGACGCCGGCGGGAGCGTCGAGGACCTCCTCAAGGAAATCGAGTCCGGCATCCCCATCACCGAGGTCGACGAGGAGCACGTCGCCGACGACGTCATCAGCCTGCGCGAGCTCGCCACCGAAGCCCCCGTGGTCAAGCTCCTCAACCTCGTGCTCATCCAGGCCATCAAGGACCGCGCGAGCGACATCCACTTCGAGCCCTTCGAGAACGAGTTCAAGATCCGCTACCGCGTCGACGGCGTGCTCTACGAGATGATGCCGCCGCCCAAGCACCTGGCGCTCGCGCTCACCTGCCGCATCAAGGTGCTGGCCAACCTCAACATCTCCGAGCGCCGGCTCCCCCAGGACGGCCGCATCCAGATCAACGTGCTCGGCCGCCAGGTCGACCTGCGTGTCTCCTCCCTGCCGACCGCCTTCGGCGAGAGCGTCGTGCTCCGCGTGCTCGACCGCTCCAACGTCCAGCTCGACATCGAGGCGATCGGCATGCGCGAAGACACCCTCGAAACGATGAAGGAGCTCATCCAGAAGCCCAACGGCATCATCATCGTCACCGGCCCCACCGGCTCGGGCAAGACCACCTCCCTCTACTCGTTCCTGCGCACGATCAACCGGGTCGAGGACAAGCTCATCACCACCGAGGACCCCGTCGAGTACGACCTCGAAGGCGTCGTCCAGGTCCCCATCAACGCGCGCATCGGCCTGACCTTCGCCCGCTGCCTGCGCTCGATCCTGCGCCAGGATCCCGACCGCATCATGGTCGGCGAGATCCGCGACGTCGAGACCGCCGCGCTCGCCATTCAGGCCTCGCTCACCGGCCACCTCGTGCTGAGCACCCTCCACACCAACGACGCGGCCGGCACCATCACCCGACTCGTCGATATCGGCGTCGAGCCGTTCCTGATCACCTCGACCCTCGAGGCGATCCTGGCCCAACGCCTGATCCGAACCGTCTGCCCGCGCTGCAAGACGCCGTTCAAGCCGACCGAATTCGCCCTGAACCAGCTCGGCCTCACCCTCGAGGATACCGAAGGCAAGGAGCTCTTCTACGGCCGCGGCTGCCCCGACTGCAACGACACCGGCTATCTGGGCCGCACCGGCATCTTCGAGCTGCTCCAGGTTACCGACCCGATCCGCGAGCTCATCATCCGGAACGCGCCAACGGTCGTCATCCGGCAAAAGGCGCGCGAGCAGGGCATGCGCACGCTTCGCGAAGAAGGCATCCTCAAAATCTACGACGGCGAAACCACCATCGAGGAAGTCTCCAGGGAAACCTGA
- a CDS encoding type IV pilus twitching motility protein PilT, with product MNELLQIVVDENASDLHFSVGKPPCIRLDGRLVMLDANPLNPEDTERFMRSITSEEHIQRVREHGGTDFGFAFGDLARFRVSVFKQKGFYGMALRLIPSKLLSWEQIGLPPGVKDLLFKPRGLILVTGPTGSGKTTTLATMINIINSERDVHIITIEDPIEYYHNHQNSIVTQRELGVDVPSFAEALKRGLRQDPDVMLVGEMRDLETMEAAITAAETGHLVFATLHTTGSARTVDRIVDAFPTSQQEQIRTQLSSSIVAVISQILLVKASGKGRVAAFEIMVATPSIQNLIRENKTYRITSDIQTGAKYGMKTLDAHLLELYRSGLISYGDLLTKSQDPESVITKLKLQSA from the coding sequence ATGAACGAACTGCTCCAGATCGTGGTCGATGAGAACGCCTCCGACCTCCACTTCTCGGTCGGCAAGCCGCCTTGCATCCGGCTCGACGGCCGCCTCGTCATGCTCGACGCCAACCCGCTCAACCCCGAGGACACCGAGCGGTTCATGCGCAGCATCACGAGCGAGGAGCACATCCAGCGCGTGCGCGAGCACGGCGGCACCGACTTCGGCTTCGCCTTCGGCGACCTCGCGCGTTTCCGCGTCAGCGTCTTCAAGCAGAAGGGCTTCTACGGCATGGCCCTGCGCCTCATTCCGTCCAAGCTGCTGTCCTGGGAGCAGATCGGCCTGCCGCCCGGCGTCAAGGACCTCCTGTTCAAGCCGCGCGGCCTCATCCTCGTCACCGGCCCGACCGGCTCGGGCAAGACGACCACGCTGGCGACGATGATCAACATCATCAACAGCGAGCGCGACGTCCACATCATCACGATCGAGGACCCGATCGAGTACTACCACAACCACCAGAACAGCATCGTCACCCAGCGCGAGCTCGGCGTCGACGTGCCGTCCTTCGCCGAGGCGCTCAAGCGCGGCCTGCGCCAGGATCCCGATGTGATGCTCGTGGGCGAAATGCGCGACCTCGAGACGATGGAGGCCGCCATCACCGCGGCGGAAACCGGCCACCTCGTCTTCGCCACGTTGCACACCACCGGCTCGGCCCGCACCGTGGACCGTATTGTCGACGCGTTCCCCACCAGTCAGCAGGAGCAGATCCGCACGCAGCTCTCGAGCTCGATCGTGGCGGTCATCTCGCAGATCCTGCTCGTGAAGGCCTCGGGCAAGGGCCGCGTGGCCGCCTTCGAGATCATGGTGGCCACCCCGTCGATTCAGAACCTGATCCGCGAGAACAAGACGTACCGCATCACCTCGGACATCCAGACCGGCGCCAAGTACGGCATGAAGACGCTCGACGCGCACCTGCTCGAGCTGTACCGCTCCGGCCTGATCTCGTACGGCGACCTGTTGACCAAGTCACAAGACCCCGAATCGGTCATTACCAAGCTCAAGCTCCAGTCGGCCTAG